The following proteins are co-located in the Aquarana catesbeiana isolate 2022-GZ unplaced genomic scaffold, ASM4218655v1 unanchor233, whole genome shotgun sequence genome:
- the LOC141121864 gene encoding uncharacterized protein, which translates to MEEWEYLEGRKDLYKDVMMDNQPPLTSPDGSSNGNPPERCHRPLYSRDSTQEDHTIPHHHQSGNLRDSKVEVKEEIKEEDDEDGVMKEFLKEHKDLYQDTMMESSSYRNPPERCPRSLYSRDSTQEGHTIPHHHQSGNLRNDNIDVKEEYKEEDEEYGVMEEFSEGHKDMMEPPNTRNPPERCPRPLYSRDSTQEGHTIPHCYKSGDPIDIEFEVKAEEEERDVRDDQQSMEEDGITGTFIEEDTLTEISTVDGREMRKTSEDCLTLSPDCKVEDEDITQYSPGENPTTSNVHPAPHSVDGPSYSSYPEESQTVRDGAVLPTEKRLSCTECGKCFRFKSDLNVHIRSHTGEKPYSCPECGKCFSVKSNLYTHQRSHTREKPYSCSECGKCFSEKSSLNKHQRSHTGEKPYSCPECGKRFSEKSSLNKHQISHTGEKPFSCPECGKCFSGKSSLNKHQRSHTGEKPYSCPECGKCFSGKSSLNKHQRSHTGDKPYSCPECGICFSEKSSLYTHQRSHTGEKPYSCPECRKCFSLKSNLFRHQRSHTGEKPYSCPECGKCFSVQFTLYTHQRLHTGEKPYSCPECGKCFSEKSNLNKHQRSHTGRSRIPVLSEGIVPH; encoded by the exons atggaggagtgggagtatttagaaggacgcaaggatctctacaaggacgtcatgatggacaatcagccgcccctcacatcaccgg atggatccagtaatgggaacccaccagagagatgtcaccgtcctctgtattcccgggattccacacaggaagatcacaccatccctcaccatcatcag agtggaaacctgagagattctaaagtcgaggttaaagaagagataaaagaggaggatgatgaggatggggtgatgaaggagtttctaaaagaacacaaagatctgtaccaggacaccatgatggagtcatccagctacagaaacccaccagagagatgtccccgttctctgtattcccgggattccacacaagaaggtcacaccatccctcaccatcatcag agtggaaacctcaggaatgataatattgatgttaaagaagagtataaagaggaggatgaggagtatggagtgatggaagagttttcagaaggacacaaggatatgatggagccacctaataccaggaacccaccagagagatgtccccgtcctctgtattcccgggattctacacaggaaggtcacaccatccctcactgttacaag agtggagatccaatcgatatagaatttgaggttaaagcagaagaagaagagagggatgtgagggatgatcagcagtctatggaggaggatggaataacggggacatttatagaggaggacactcttacagagatcagcacag tagatggacgggagatgaggaaaacctcagaggattgtctcactttgtctccagactgtaaagtagaagatgaggacatcacacagtatagtccaggagaaaacccgactacctcaaatgtccatccggcaccacacagtgtagatggaccatcgtattcctcttatcctgaggaatctcagactgtgagggacggtgccgtccttccaacagagaagaggctttcctgtactgagtgtgggaagtgtttccgttttaaatctgatcttaatgtgcatataagatctcacacaggggagaagccgtattcctgtcctgagtgtgggaaatgtttttcagtcaagtccaatctttacacgcatcagagatctcacaccagggagaagccgtattcctgttctgagtgtgggaaatgtttttcagagaagtccagtcttaacaaacatcagagatctcatacgggggagaagccgtattcctgtcctgagtgcgggaaacgtttttcagagaagtccagtcttaaCAAACATCAGATATCtcatacgggggagaagccgttttcctgtcctgagtgcgggaaatgtttttcagggaAGTCCAGTcttaacaaacatcagagatctcatacgggagagaagccgtattcctgtcctgagtgcgggaaatgtttttcagggaAGTCCAGTcttaacaaacatcagagatctcatacaggagataagccgtattcctgtcctgagtgcgggatatgtttttcagagaagtccagtctttacacacatcagagatctcatacaggggagaagccgtattcctgtcctgagtgccggaaatgtttttcattgaagtccaATCTTTTccgacatcagagatctcacacgggggagaagccgtattcctgtcctgagtgcgggaaatgtttttcagtgcagttcactctttacacacatcagagattgcacacaggggagaagccatattcctgtcctgagtgcgggaaatgtttttcagagaagtccaatcttaacaagcatcagagatctcacacggggagaagccgtattcctgtcctgagtgagggaattgttcctcactga